Proteins encoded within one genomic window of Bacteroidetes bacterium SB0662_bin_6:
- a CDS encoding class I SAM-dependent methyltransferase, with protein sequence MPARACIVLTDPKPSGLTWLLLLLLAAAMGGMAWWAAAPGTRGGFVVAALAAGAICALLWKRGDVPMHLVIVFALVLRLAVFWLPPGLSDDAYRYVWDGLVQAEGYNPYLHTPDSPELEALREEPVYDELNSPGVYTVYPPVSQLIFRIGAVFYDRGWEVSWFVIKGLLALFEFGAVLVLSRMLRPRQLLLYAWNPAVVLAGAGQGHGEAAMVLFLALMLFALKNKRGVWASVWLACAGGVKLYPFLLFPFLWRRFGWKSIAAGLGIAFLPALPFFHPEGIGKILSSLNLYVRLFEFNAGLYYGIKHFLALLTGMDLSKLLGPALAALYLAGLAMLYAQRPKSAGANSKTWAKSAGNGWKTWPRSAGTGWQTRPNSTGNGWQTWPRSAGTGCQTWLTRRYFLQENRGLRPLFVWAAGGFLVFATTVHPWYLLGVLVLAAPAERPSWHWYWLSVCALGTYLLYTGGPYWIWVWTGWGGWSVLAACRYRRALTDLLLRARAARKAALMARFLEKGQSVLDVGAGEGYVGEKLGKRLGGQIQLVDILNQNRTSLPLDVYEGRRLPYASGAFDASLLVFVLHHAGHADELLRETLRVSRRTVILESTYVWKWELALLHRLDRLANRLRSEKAAPMQEGPLRFRTHAEWLACFQEAGAHVVHAQRTRRCVDRQSLFVVEGGEKSAPESGGALPNKERVSGSTGSSSASSGR encoded by the coding sequence ATGCCGGCTAGGGCCTGTATAGTGCTAACAGACCCTAAGCCCTCAGGCCTCACCTGGCTCCTTCTCCTGCTGCTTGCCGCGGCTATGGGCGGCATGGCATGGTGGGCCGCCGCCCCGGGAACCCGCGGGGGATTCGTCGTGGCTGCACTTGCCGCGGGCGCAATCTGCGCATTGCTCTGGAAACGGGGGGATGTGCCGATGCACCTCGTGATCGTCTTTGCGCTCGTCTTGCGGCTGGCCGTATTCTGGCTGCCGCCGGGCCTTTCCGACGACGCCTACCGGTACGTGTGGGACGGTCTCGTGCAGGCGGAGGGATATAACCCCTATCTGCATACGCCCGACAGCCCGGAACTGGAGGCGCTGCGCGAGGAGCCCGTATACGACGAACTCAATTCGCCCGGCGTCTACACGGTATATCCCCCGGTATCCCAGCTCATTTTCCGGATCGGGGCCGTTTTCTACGACCGGGGCTGGGAAGTATCCTGGTTCGTCATCAAAGGGCTCCTGGCGCTCTTCGAATTCGGAGCAGTCCTTGTACTGAGCCGAATGCTCCGCCCCCGGCAGTTATTGCTGTACGCATGGAATCCGGCGGTCGTGCTTGCCGGAGCCGGTCAGGGGCACGGCGAAGCGGCCATGGTGCTGTTTCTGGCGCTTATGCTGTTCGCGCTGAAGAACAAGCGGGGGGTATGGGCTTCCGTCTGGCTGGCCTGCGCCGGCGGCGTCAAACTCTACCCGTTTCTTTTGTTTCCCTTTCTTTGGCGCCGCTTCGGCTGGAAAAGCATCGCTGCGGGCCTTGGGATAGCGTTTCTTCCCGCACTGCCCTTCTTTCATCCGGAGGGGATAGGAAAAATACTTTCGTCGCTGAATCTCTATGTGCGCCTTTTCGAATTCAATGCCGGCCTGTACTACGGCATAAAGCATTTCCTGGCCCTGCTGACCGGAATGGATCTGAGCAAGCTGCTCGGTCCGGCCCTGGCTGCGCTATATCTTGCCGGACTGGCGATGCTGTACGCACAGCGTCCGAAATCGGCTGGCGCCAACTCGAAAACATGGGCCAAATCAGCCGGAAACGGCTGGAAAACATGGCCCCGATCAGCCGGAACCGGCTGGCAAACACGGCCCAACTCAACCGGAAACGGCTGGCAAACATGGCCCCGATCAGCCGGAACCGGCTGTCAAACATGGCTGACCCGGCGATACTTCCTGCAGGAGAACCGGGGCCTGCGGCCCCTGTTTGTCTGGGCGGCAGGCGGTTTCCTCGTATTCGCCACCACCGTACATCCCTGGTACCTGCTTGGCGTGCTGGTACTTGCAGCTCCGGCGGAACGGCCCTCCTGGCATTGGTACTGGCTTTCGGTGTGCGCGCTCGGCACCTATCTGCTCTATACCGGCGGACCCTACTGGATATGGGTCTGGACAGGGTGGGGGGGATGGTCCGTCCTGGCCGCCTGCCGCTATCGCCGCGCCCTCACAGACCTCTTGCTGCGGGCTCGCGCCGCCCGAAAAGCAGCCCTCATGGCGCGTTTTCTGGAGAAGGGGCAGTCGGTGCTCGATGTGGGGGCAGGGGAGGGTTATGTGGGAGAAAAATTAGGCAAACGCCTTGGCGGACAAATACAACTGGTGGATATCCTCAATCAAAACAGGACCTCGCTTCCACTGGACGTGTACGAAGGGAGACGCCTGCCCTACGCTTCCGGAGCCTTTGATGCTTCCCTGCTGGTTTTCGTCCTGCATCACGCCGGACATGCGGACGAACTGCTCCGTGAAACGCTGCGTGTCAGCCGCCGCACAGTAATCCTCGAGTCGACCTATGTGTGGAAATGGGAGTTGGCGCTGCTTCACAGGCTGGATCGCCTGGCGAACCGTCTGCGCTCGGAAAAGGCCGCGCCTATGCAGGAGGGACCGCTGCGTTTCCGGACACACGCCGAATGGCTGGCCTGTTTCCAGGAGGCCGGCGCGCACGTAGTCCATGCGCAGCGTACCCGGCGATGCGTGGACCGTCAATCGCTTTTTGTAGTGGAAGGGGGGGAGAAATCAGCGCCTGAAAGCGGAGGAGCGCTCCCAAACAAGGAAAGGGTCTCGGGTTCGACCGGCTCTTCTTCAGCGTCCTCCGGCCGATAA
- a CDS encoding N(4)-(beta-N-acetylglucosaminyl)-L-asparaginase: MSISRRTFLHLSGAAAALSTASIPHPPQAHPRRAMPIAIASGNGIRGVERAYRMMTEEDADPLDAAIAGVKIQELDPTDQSVGLGGLPDERGIVTLDASLMHGPTRRAGAVAALEDIATPSLVAKAVMDYTDHVILVGKGARDFAIRMGFKPQNLLTEQSRNDWLAWKTSLNAGDNWLEWPEAAAKHTDGTIHMSAVTGGGDIASVTTTSGLAWKIPGRIGDSPIVGAGQYCDNTVGSAGATGRGEAAIQTCGSFLAVEFMRQGYAPEDACLEVLRRVVAMTEDRLLDARSRPRFGLSFYAVHKDGRYGAATMYEGPQFAVASADGVRHEPMAFLYSNE; the protein is encoded by the coding sequence ATGAGCATATCGCGAAGAACGTTTCTGCACTTGTCCGGTGCGGCGGCTGCCCTTTCGACGGCAAGCATACCTCACCCGCCGCAAGCTCATCCGCGCCGGGCCATGCCCATTGCGATTGCTTCAGGGAATGGCATCCGGGGTGTCGAAAGGGCATACCGGATGATGACGGAGGAAGACGCGGACCCGCTTGACGCAGCCATTGCCGGCGTCAAAATCCAGGAATTGGACCCGACCGACCAGAGCGTGGGCCTCGGCGGTTTACCCGACGAGCGGGGCATCGTTACGCTGGACGCCTCGCTTATGCATGGTCCTACCCGCCGCGCCGGAGCCGTTGCCGCTCTGGAAGACATCGCTACGCCTTCTCTTGTGGCCAAGGCGGTGATGGATTACACGGATCATGTGATTCTTGTAGGGAAGGGCGCCCGGGATTTCGCCATTCGGATGGGATTCAAGCCGCAGAATCTGCTTACGGAACAGAGCCGTAACGACTGGCTGGCTTGGAAAACAAGCCTGAACGCCGGGGATAATTGGCTGGAATGGCCGGAAGCAGCGGCAAAACACACGGACGGCACCATTCACATGAGCGCCGTTACAGGAGGCGGGGATATCGCCTCGGTCACGACCACAAGCGGGCTGGCCTGGAAAATTCCCGGTCGAATAGGGGACAGCCCCATCGTCGGCGCCGGACAGTACTGCGACAACACGGTGGGCTCCGCCGGGGCAACCGGCCGGGGCGAAGCCGCTATTCAGACCTGTGGATCGTTTCTTGCCGTCGAGTTCATGCGCCAGGGGTATGCTCCGGAAGATGCCTGTCTCGAGGTACTGCGGCGTGTCGTGGCCATGACCGAAGACCGCCTGCTGGACGCACGGAGCCGCCCGCGTTTCGGGCTCAGCTTCTATGCCGTCCACAAGGACGGGCGATACGGGGCCGCTACCATGTACGAAGGGCCGCAGTTTGCCGTCGCCTCGGCGGACGGCGTGCGCCACGAACCCATGGCCTTTCTGTATTCCAATGAGTAA
- a CDS encoding VOC family protein, which yields MSKPPAFGTVGWMDLTVPDAETVRDFYEAVTGWKASPVNMGEYDDFSMSPPGDDTEPVAGVCHARGPNADLPPQWLIYILVEDLEASMAVCRERGGSVIKGPVSMGAMGSYCVIRDPAGAAAALFCPGASDDS from the coding sequence ATGAGTAAGCCGCCTGCCTTCGGAACCGTCGGCTGGATGGACCTCACCGTTCCCGACGCCGAAACCGTCCGGGATTTCTACGAGGCGGTGACCGGCTGGAAGGCCTCTCCTGTAAACATGGGAGAGTACGACGATTTCAGTATGTCGCCCCCGGGCGACGACACGGAACCGGTGGCCGGGGTGTGCCATGCACGAGGCCCCAATGCGGACCTGCCTCCCCAGTGGCTCATCTACATCCTGGTCGAGGATCTCGAAGCAAGTATGGCCGTGTGCCGCGAGCGGGGCGGCTCCGTGATCAAAGGACCCGTATCCATGGGAGCCATGGGCAGCTATTGCGTGATTCGCGATCCGGCCGGCGCCGCGGCAGCGCTTTTTTGTCCGGGCGCGTCTGACGACTCCTGA
- a CDS encoding DinB family protein: protein MNSRRSSLGPVTTMQRRSAGHFFLQLTGVRNIFILALHIPCHKSIPYTCGASRNTMYCMDCARIPSSPSLNNMLRKLLTVTIALVVTGFAAMTVQAQSSQEEIASEVDAVLTNMVALAEVFPADKYEWAPTEVVFPFRRHLVHASQASYFFVGLGGVEAPEGVDVQGALENVMEKEDVVDFLKQTQEFAVSSIRGMSDETMDSMVDLYDGSTRTVRASLLIYLRHNSEHLGQLISYARMQDIVPPWSE, encoded by the coding sequence ATGAACAGTCGCCGGAGCAGCCTGGGGCCTGTTACCACTATGCAGCGGCGCTCTGCGGGGCATTTTTTTCTGCAATTGACCGGCGTACGCAATATCTTCATACTCGCTTTACATATTCCATGCCATAAATCCATACCGTACACGTGCGGCGCTTCGCGCAACACAATGTATTGCATGGATTGCGCACGCATTCCTTCATCACCATCTCTAAATAATATGCTCAGGAAACTCCTTACCGTAACCATTGCGCTGGTTGTCACCGGATTTGCGGCTATGACGGTTCAGGCGCAGTCAAGCCAGGAAGAGATCGCCTCAGAGGTAGACGCCGTGCTGACAAACATGGTAGCCCTTGCCGAAGTCTTTCCCGCCGATAAATACGAATGGGCGCCCACCGAAGTCGTGTTCCCGTTCCGGCGGCACCTCGTGCATGCTTCGCAAGCGTCTTATTTCTTTGTAGGGCTTGGTGGAGTAGAAGCGCCTGAGGGAGTCGATGTGCAAGGGGCGCTCGAGAATGTGATGGAAAAAGAAGATGTGGTGGACTTCCTGAAGCAAACCCAGGAATTTGCGGTTTCCAGCATTCGGGGGATGTCGGACGAAACGATGGACTCCATGGTGGATTTGTACGACGGTTCGACACGGACCGTGCGCGCCTCTCTGCTCATTTATCTGCGGCATAATTCCGAGCATCTCGGGCAGTTGATTTCCTACGCACGCATGCAGGACATCGTACCGCCCTGGAGCGAATGA
- a CDS encoding glycosyltransferase family 4 protein — MNVSSKTSPVIRQKTRRVLVFAYYFPPMGLSGVQRTAKFLKYLPRHGWESTVVTCRPHGYFAYDDSLLREIEEAGITIHRTASWDPTRLFGRRTTVDMPRESVRRGLSALSQWVFIPDNKVGWMRPALGQALGILRDKPYDLIYSSAPPYTSHLAAARLARKTGLPLVLDFRDDWVGNPRHIYPTPFHRARSTRLEGSALKAADRVVVIGDAIRKSLATRHPDILTPENVRVIPQGFDPADFDAEPRIPGLTMDPEVFTLLYSGVFYDAQSPEPFLRGLAALVEREPALRNRLRAVFMGLLPAFAKTLAAQLHIEDMVHHTGYLPHEEAVSGLLAADVLWMTIGRADGSARIWTGKLYEYFGSGKPVLGLVPEGVARKALKEYGASTIVEPDASPDAIADAIGQLYEQWSGGRLPRPDPAWIAKFDRERLAGALAGIFNDIVQERE, encoded by the coding sequence ATGAACGTATCGAGCAAGACATCTCCTGTGATCCGGCAAAAAACGCGGCGGGTGCTCGTCTTCGCATATTATTTTCCGCCGATGGGCCTGAGCGGCGTCCAGCGGACCGCCAAGTTCCTGAAATACCTGCCCCGTCACGGCTGGGAGTCGACGGTCGTTACCTGCCGCCCGCATGGCTATTTCGCCTACGACGACAGCCTGCTGCGCGAGATCGAGGAGGCCGGCATCACGATTCATCGCACCGCCTCGTGGGATCCTACCCGTCTTTTCGGCAGGCGCACCACCGTGGATATGCCCCGGGAATCCGTACGGCGGGGGTTGTCCGCGCTGAGCCAATGGGTTTTCATACCCGATAACAAGGTGGGATGGATGCGTCCTGCCCTCGGACAGGCCCTGGGTATACTCAGGGACAAGCCATACGACCTGATCTATTCTTCGGCCCCGCCGTACACCTCGCACCTTGCCGCCGCCCGGCTGGCCCGGAAAACGGGCCTGCCGCTGGTCCTCGATTTTCGGGACGACTGGGTGGGCAATCCCCGCCATATCTACCCGACGCCATTTCACCGGGCGCGCTCGACCCGGCTCGAGGGCAGCGCCCTGAAGGCTGCGGACCGCGTTGTCGTCATCGGTGACGCCATCCGGAAAAGCCTTGCCACACGCCATCCGGACATCCTTACCCCGGAAAACGTACGGGTCATCCCGCAAGGATTCGATCCTGCCGATTTCGATGCCGAGCCCCGCATTCCCGGGCTGACCATGGACCCGGAGGTTTTCACGCTGCTCTACAGCGGCGTGTTTTACGATGCGCAATCTCCGGAACCTTTTCTGCGAGGGCTGGCGGCGCTTGTGGAGAGAGAACCGGCGCTTCGCAACCGCCTGCGCGCCGTCTTCATGGGTTTGCTGCCGGCATTCGCCAAAACCCTTGCCGCGCAACTGCATATCGAGGACATGGTGCACCATACGGGCTATCTCCCGCACGAGGAAGCGGTATCCGGCCTGCTCGCAGCGGATGTGCTCTGGATGACGATCGGACGAGCCGATGGATCGGCAAGAATATGGACCGGAAAGCTGTACGAGTACTTCGGCTCCGGAAAACCGGTACTGGGCCTGGTGCCGGAGGGTGTGGCCCGCAAGGCGCTCAAGGAGTACGGCGCCTCGACCATCGTGGAGCCGGACGCCTCGCCGGATGCGATTGCGGATGCGATCGGACAGTTGTACGAACAGTGGAGCGGGGGACGCCTCCCGCGTCCCGACCCGGCATGGATAGCCAAGTTCGACCGGGAGCGTCTTGCAGGTGCACTGGCCGGTATTTTTAACGATATTGTGCAGGAAAGGGAATGA
- a CDS encoding DinB family protein, producing the protein MLRKLLIVTIALVIAGFASMTVQAQSSQEEIASEVDAVLTNMVALAEVFPADKYEWAPTETVFPFRRHLVHVSQASYFILGLAAAEAPEGVNVGYALENVVEKEDVIAFLKHTHEFAVSSIRGMSDETMNSMVSLYGDPERTVRAALLAYLRHNSEHLGQLISYARMQDIVPPWSQ; encoded by the coding sequence ATGCTCAGGAAACTCCTTATCGTAACCATTGCGCTGGTTATCGCCGGATTTGCCTCCATGACGGTTCAGGCGCAGTCAAGCCAGGAAGAGATCGCCTCAGAGGTGGACGCCGTGCTGACAAACATGGTAGCCCTTGCTGAAGTTTTTCCCGCCGACAAATACGAATGGGCGCCTACCGAGACCGTGTTCCCGTTCCGGCGACACCTCGTGCATGTTTCGCAGGCGTCCTATTTTATTTTAGGGTTGGCGGCAGCAGAAGCGCCCGAAGGAGTCAATGTGGGATACGCGCTCGAGAATGTGGTGGAAAAAGAAGACGTGATAGCGTTCCTCAAGCACACGCATGAATTCGCGGTTTCCAGTATTCGCGGGATGTCCGACGAGACGATGAACTCCATGGTGAGTTTGTACGGCGACCCGGAACGGACCGTGCGCGCTGCCCTGCTCGCTTATCTGCGGCATAATTCCGAGCATCTCGGGCAGTTGATTTCCTACGCACGCATGCAGGACATCGTACCGCCCTGGAGTCAATGA
- a CDS encoding glutamine--tRNA ligase/YqeY domain fusion protein has translation METGPPASSPPPDDAPESGSHFIREIVENDIRNDTYGGRVATRFPPEPNGYLHIGHAKSICLNFGMAEDFGGACNLRFDDTNPETEEVEYVESIKEDVRWLGFDWEDREYYASDYFDRLYAFAEHLIRNGHAYVDSQDEAEIRATRGTVTEPGQESPYRNRSVEENLDLFRRMKRGEYKDGEHVLRARGDMASSNMKMRDPLLYRIRHAHHYRSGDAWCIYPMYDFAHPLSDAIEEITHSLCTLEFDNNRELYDWIVDRCVEEPRPRQYEFARLNLDYTIMSKRKLLRLVQEGHVAGWDDPRMPTLAGLRRRGVTPRAIRDFCAEIGVAKADNRIGMDLLDYTIRNDLNFEAPRVMCVLRPLKVTLINYPDTADEELEASFWPHDVPREGVRAVPFGRELYIDRNDFREDPPKNYYRLAPGREVRLRYAYLIRCEEVVRNEAGDVIELRCTYDPETRSGNAPDGRKVRGTIHWVSAARFIPVEVRLYDRLFRTPDPEAGEDDFMTHLNPDSLVTLRDAMIEPSITGDNDTRRYQFEREGYFWRDPEDSTPERLIFNRIVPLRDTWAKIEDKVRSADREPVTRPAATPDAPKERASSPPSPTLTERIAGLSEEERTRFSANVEVGVSDDVAVGLAQKPEAHEYFHEARASYTQALDDATRANALANWVLNELPWEDIEKKEGRFTLPPNELSRLVKLVDEEVVSARTSKEVLIEMVASGDSPDTIIEKKGWKQVADPDALAPAVEETLDAFPDKVAAYRAGKKGLMGFFMGQVMQRTGGTAKPELARKLLEERLEG, from the coding sequence ATGGAAACCGGACCCCCGGCCTCCTCTCCACCACCCGATGACGCCCCTGAGTCGGGCTCGCATTTTATACGCGAGATCGTGGAGAACGACATACGGAACGATACCTACGGCGGGCGGGTCGCCACACGGTTTCCTCCTGAGCCGAACGGGTATCTGCATATCGGGCATGCCAAGTCCATCTGCCTGAATTTCGGGATGGCGGAGGATTTTGGGGGGGCATGCAATCTCCGGTTCGACGATACCAACCCTGAAACGGAGGAGGTCGAGTATGTCGAGTCCATCAAGGAAGATGTACGCTGGCTTGGTTTCGACTGGGAAGACCGGGAGTATTACGCGTCGGATTATTTCGACCGGCTGTATGCCTTTGCGGAGCACCTGATCAGAAACGGCCACGCCTATGTGGACAGTCAGGACGAGGCCGAAATACGCGCGACGCGGGGCACGGTCACCGAACCGGGACAGGAGAGCCCGTACCGGAACCGGTCCGTGGAAGAAAATCTCGATCTCTTTCGCCGCATGAAGCGCGGCGAATACAAGGACGGCGAGCATGTGCTGCGCGCCCGGGGGGATATGGCGTCTTCCAATATGAAGATGCGCGACCCCCTGCTCTATCGGATCCGGCATGCGCATCATTACCGTTCCGGCGATGCCTGGTGCATCTACCCGATGTATGACTTCGCCCATCCTCTCTCGGACGCCATCGAGGAGATCACCCATTCCTTGTGCACGCTCGAGTTCGACAACAACCGGGAATTGTATGACTGGATTGTCGACCGATGCGTGGAGGAACCCCGCCCCCGCCAGTATGAATTCGCCCGCTTGAACCTCGACTACACGATTATGAGCAAGCGCAAGCTGCTGCGCCTTGTTCAGGAAGGGCATGTGGCCGGCTGGGACGATCCCCGGATGCCGACGCTTGCGGGGCTGAGGCGGCGGGGGGTTACGCCGCGGGCTATCCGGGATTTTTGCGCCGAAATCGGAGTGGCCAAGGCGGATAACCGTATCGGGATGGACCTGCTGGATTACACCATTCGGAACGATCTCAATTTCGAAGCGCCGCGCGTGATGTGCGTGCTGCGGCCGCTGAAGGTCACCCTGATAAACTATCCCGATACGGCCGATGAGGAACTGGAGGCCTCTTTCTGGCCGCACGACGTGCCCCGTGAGGGAGTAAGGGCGGTGCCTTTCGGCAGGGAACTCTACATTGACCGGAACGACTTCAGGGAGGATCCGCCGAAGAACTATTACAGGCTGGCGCCGGGTCGCGAAGTACGCCTGCGGTATGCCTATCTGATCCGGTGCGAGGAGGTGGTGCGCAACGAGGCCGGCGATGTGATCGAGTTGCGATGCACCTACGACCCGGAAACGCGCAGCGGCAATGCGCCCGACGGACGCAAGGTGCGCGGCACCATCCACTGGGTATCCGCGGCGCGGTTCATTCCCGTCGAGGTGCGCTTGTATGATCGCCTCTTTCGCACGCCTGATCCGGAAGCGGGCGAAGACGATTTCATGACCCATCTCAACCCCGATTCGCTGGTGACGCTACGGGATGCCATGATCGAGCCGAGTATCACTGGAGATAATGATACGCGGCGCTACCAGTTCGAACGGGAAGGATATTTCTGGAGGGATCCGGAGGATTCGACGCCCGAACGCCTGATTTTCAACCGGATCGTGCCGCTGCGGGACACCTGGGCGAAGATAGAGGATAAAGTCAGGAGCGCAGACCGGGAGCCAGTGACCAGACCGGCGGCAACCCCGGACGCACCGAAGGAACGGGCTTCTTCTCCCCCCTCGCCCACGCTTACCGAACGGATTGCAGGGCTTTCGGAAGAGGAGCGTACGCGTTTTTCGGCCAACGTCGAAGTTGGCGTGTCCGATGATGTGGCCGTTGGCCTGGCGCAGAAACCCGAAGCCCACGAGTATTTCCATGAAGCGCGGGCCAGCTACACGCAAGCGCTGGACGATGCTACTCGCGCGAACGCCCTGGCCAACTGGGTCCTCAACGAATTGCCATGGGAAGATATAGAAAAGAAAGAAGGTCGTTTTACCTTGCCTCCCAATGAATTATCCCGCCTTGTGAAGCTTGTGGATGAAGAGGTTGTTTCCGCACGTACGAGCAAGGAAGTGTTGATAGAGATGGTGGCTTCGGGGGACAGCCCCGATACGATCATTGAGAAAAAAGGATGGAAACAGGTGGCGGATCCGGATGCGCTGGCGCCCGCTGTAGAAGAAACGCTGGATGCATTCCCCGACAAGGTTGCGGCCTACAGGGCAGGTAAGAAAGGGCTCATGGGGTTCTTTATGGGCCAGGTGATGCAGCGCACCGGAGGTACGGCCAAGCCCGAACTGGCCCGGAAACTGCTCGAGGAAAGGCTCGAGGGATAA
- a CDS encoding twin-arginine translocation signal domain-containing protein, giving the protein MSISRRTFLHLSGAAAAVSAAGMPHPPQAHPHRTVPIAIARNVRVFLHHHL; this is encoded by the coding sequence ATGAGCATATCGCGAAGAACGTTTCTGCACTTGTCCGGTGCGGCGGCTGCCGTTTCTGCGGCGGGCATGCCTCACCCGCCGCAAGCTCACCCGCACCGGACCGTGCCCATTGCAATCGCACGGAACGTACGCGTATTCCTTCATCACCATCTCTAA
- a CDS encoding ATP-binding protein, whose translation MHDKPLNPGVMERVLTSDRESIERIVSETEAFLQERVRDEELAYNIVLLTVEAVTNAIEHGNRFDAAKQVHFRMEAVDQRIEVAVEDEGEGFNPTTSADPRACENLLQEGGRGLLFMQSMADEVLFENDGRKVRLIFHAG comes from the coding sequence ATGCATGACAAGCCGTTGAATCCAGGAGTAATGGAACGGGTGCTCACCAGCGACCGGGAGAGCATCGAACGGATTGTCTCCGAAACGGAAGCCTTTCTCCAGGAACGCGTGCGCGATGAAGAGCTTGCCTATAATATCGTTCTTTTGACCGTGGAGGCCGTTACCAATGCGATCGAGCACGGAAACCGGTTCGATGCGGCGAAGCAGGTCCATTTCCGAATGGAAGCGGTGGATCAGCGCATCGAAGTCGCTGTAGAGGATGAGGGAGAAGGTTTTAATCCCACCACGTCTGCCGATCCGCGGGCCTGCGAAAACCTCCTGCAGGAGGGAGGCCGCGGCCTGCTCTTCATGCAATCCATGGCCGACGAGGTCCTGTTCGAGAACGACGGCAGGAAGGTGCGCTTGATCTTCCATGCCGGCTAG